One Equus asinus isolate D_3611 breed Donkey chromosome 30, EquAss-T2T_v2, whole genome shotgun sequence genomic window, tgccaccaatccttttgctgaggaagactggccctgagctaacatctgtgcccatcttcctctactttatatgtgggacacctaccacagcatggcttgccaagcagtgccatgtccacacccgggatccgaactggcaaaccccgggccgccaaagcagaacatgtgcacttaaccgctgcgccaccgggacGGCCCtgattttattattgttgcttAAGACATAACTTTCAAAATGCCTGCAATTAACTTAtgttatttaaagaaaacaacgGGCTCCTGCTCAGAGCAAAGGGGTCTGTCGGTTCTTCCCAGTGCACGGCTGGGGAGAGGGCCAGGGGCTCTGGACTCGGGGGGCAGAAAAGGGAGGCTGCAGGCTGGGGGGCTCCCCACCCTCTTCTCCATCCCTGCCTGACGCGTCCTGCTCCCCCAGGACCTGTGCCGGGAGCTGCATGCCAAGGTGGAGGTGGTGGATGAGGAGAGATACGACATCGAAGCCAAATGCCTCCACAACACCAGGGAGGTGAGCCCGGAGGAGGCTGGGCTGGTGGGGCGTGGATGCGGACGCTGTGGGCCAGGGCCCCCTCCTTCTGCAGGGTCCGGGAAGTGGCCGCTTAGCAGGAAGCTCTGGTCCCCCCACTCCAGCCCACATGGACCCCACAGGGCTGGAGCGGGCAGAGAGAGGATAATCACGTGGGTGAAAGGCAGAAGCTTGCTCCCAACCTGGCAGGCGGGCTCTGCAGTGTAAGAGAAGCCGCCCTCTGTGTCCGCCCACGCAAACAATCCTGAGCCTGCTAGTAACCCCTTCCCCTTGCGAACGGCTCTCACGTGTCTTTGATCCTCCCCACACACCTGTGGATGAAGTAGGTGCTATCACCTGCACCCTACCCATGAagacactgaggttcagagaggctgagACACTCAGCCCCGGTCACACAGTACTGGTCCTGGGACTGGCGCTGGTCTCTGATCCCCACTCCAGTGCTCGGCGCTCCCTGGATGTGGGGTGGCAGGCACCAGCTCCATCCAGACTCTGCTCCAGTGGGATGTGGCAGAGAGTAAAAGGGCAGTGCTCCTGCTGCTGGGGTCGGCTGCTTCTGGACACTTGTGCAAAAATGAGGAGGGCCGGGAGGGACCAGAAGTCACTTGCCTCCTTCCCACTTCTCATCAGGAATGGCCATCAATAGTCTCCCCAGAATTCCCTCCAGAGCTCGTCCCCTGGAAATTCCCCCTGGGGGTCCAGGACCACCCTGCTGGCCTGAGGCCACACCCttggggagctgggggaggacGCATTAGAAGCAGGAATGAGGCTGCGGGATGAAGGGGGAGCAGCCCCACGCTCCAGACAGGGCTTCCTGCTGCCCCCTGTGGGGCTGTCACAACAGAGACAGCTAGTGGGCTCTGTCCGTCCACTTGCTCGCTCAGTCATTTATCAACAAACGTCCGGTGGCTATTTGCAAACTGATGGGTGGGTCTGAGTGTCCTGGAGGGTCTGGCCTGAAGGCTGGAGGTCTTGGGGTGCAGATCTGGCTGGAGCCCCAGAAGTTGGTGGCCCATGGCTGCTCCCTCTCCACGAGCCCTCGCTCCTCCTCGCCTGCAGATTAAGGACCTGAAGCTGAAGGTGCTGGACCTCCGCGGGAAATTCAAGCGCCCGCCGCTGCGCCGGGTCCGCGTCTCGGCTGACGCCATGCTCCGGGCCCTGCTGGGCTCCAAGCACAAGGTGTCCATGGACCTCCGGGCCAACCTGAAGTCGGTGAAGAAGGAAGACACGGAGAAGGTGGGGACCCCCTGCTCACAACCTTCCTCCCCTCGTCCCATCAGCCTTCACCTGTTGCCCGTTCATGTAGCCTCGGGCTGGCCCAGGAGCTCCTGTTGGGGGAGGCCGGCCAGCCTGCTAGAACATTCTAGAACCCTCTGGGAGAGCAGTGCTACAGTCTTATCATTCTGTCTTGGGAGAAAGAAGACTTGCTTCCTTCTCTTCAGGCTGCTCCCGGACTGAGGAGGAAACGGGGACACAAAGGCAGACTGAGGAATAGAGTAAAAACCATGCACCCAGCGTGAAGAGAACCAGAGATTTAGGGTGACGGGTGGACAATGCCCTCTGTTCCTGGTGGGGAAAGGTGGCAGGTCAGTGTGGTCGTAGGACACACAGCACAGAAATCAGAGAGCTGGTTCAGTCAGCCCTCAGCAGTGAACCACGCTAAGCTGGCTGGGCTCCGGGCACACAGGCCCAGAATCAACAGCCCCATGAGGGACAGGGACGAAGGACAGGGTCTCTGGCCCAGGGAGCCTTGTAAAGAGAGATGGGCCAGGCAGCATGCTGGTGACAGGGAAAATGAGCTAAGTTAGAAGGaggaaggcttcttggaagagGTGGCCTTCAGCTGCTGAGCACCACACCAGGAGGGCAGCGTGGGACCTGGAGGCCAGGTTGGGCCGTGGTCCATTGGGGTGGGAGCTGGCCCCGTAACCCTCGCCACAACATCCCAGAGCTCCCACCCGACACAGCTTCCTTCTTCCCCTGGAGCCTCAGCTTGACCTGCTTGCACCTGTCCAACGGCGTCCCTCGGCCCCACCGTCCGGGCAGAGGGGGCGGGATTTCCGATCACCCGGTTTCTCTTGTGCTTGGAGGGCCCCGGTGGCACCTGGCGGGCTAAGTCTCTGTGTGTGGGGCCTGCCCACAGGAGCGGCCCGTGGAGGTGGGTGACTGGAGGAAGAACGTGGAGGCCATGTCTGGGATGGAAGGCCGGAAGAAGATGTTTGACGCCGCCAAGTCTCCCACCACGCAGTAGAGGTACCCAGAGACCAGCTCCCTCTGCTCGGGGCCGGCAGGAGCCTGAAGGACAGCAGGACAAGGATAACAGGGCGGGAGGGCCGGGCCCAGGGCGGTGCAGGGAGAGGAGCAGCGACCAGGGTCGGCCTTGTGGGCTCAGTTCTGGTTCCACCCTGAGACTGTGCACACGTGTCACTTCTGCTCTGGGAcactttttctccctctcatctGTGAAGCTGGGGGTTGTATCAGGTCggtggttctccaagtgtggtcctgGGACCCGCAGTATGGGTGATGTGGCcccaccccgggccacctggACTGGGAACGctgggctggggccagccctccaGGTGACTCCATGCACGAGTCTGAGGACTGCTAGATTAGATGACCCTGAGGGCCCCCAGCTCTGACATGCTGGAAGCCTAGGCTCTTTGAGATACCTCCTGGAGATGTCCTGGGAACCATCCAGCATGCACAGTCCCTACTCCCAGGGTGGGATCCATTCAGAGAAGTGAAGACCACCCGCTCTCCGAGGAAACTGCTGGAGAAAGCGGCAAAGTTAGGCCCCCTTGAACCCTTCTGGGAGTGCGGAGGGGAGGTGCAGGGGCTGAGGTCTACCAGATAGCCGTCAGAGAAGGCTCCCAGGAGGGAGCTCTCCCAGGAGGTGATGGGCCGATGTTAGCAGATGCAGAGGAAGGGCTTGTCCGAAGGCTCACGGAGCAGAAAGGCGCAGCAGTGGGCATCAGCCAGCCCTGGAGGAGCCTAGGGTGGAGGAGCAgtgggagggctggggcaggggagggagcctggggcaCCCGGCGAGAAGCTGAGGCTTCCTGGGAGCCCCTGGGGACGAAGGACCAGCCCAGGGCGGCTGGGGTGAGAATCGGGGGACTGTATGTGCTTCACATTAAGTTGGAGTCATGAACCGCACACAGGTCTCCAGGAACTGATGGCCTCTGTTCTGTTGCTACAGGCGGGCTTGCTGCACTGTGCTCTGGGCTCCGGCTGCACGCTCCTTCCTCCAACCCGACTCACCCGCCTCTCTGCATCCTGCcctgctgccccctctcccctccagcctGACTGCCCTCCTCTGGAACCGGGATTAAACAGACACTCGCGAGGAGAGACAGCCGTGTCTGAAGCCCTCACCCCACAGCCCGGGTGAGGCCACACCGACAAGGAGGAGGTGCGCAgccccttctctccagccccGGGCTGCCTCCCTCCACAGCTGCTGTGCCATGTAGAGTGTCCGCAGGCATCACGGCCCCCTATTAAAAACCCAGTGTCCTGGTCATTTCTGTAGCTCTGGCCGTGagctctgggaggaaaagggaggcagggaggctgggaacaCAGGGCTGTGCTGGGCTCCAGTCAGGTGCCTGGGGTCGGAATGGAGGGCTGAGGATTTGGCAGCTGCTGCTAAGGTCCCCCTGGGACCCTCTGCCCAGTGACATCACACAGTAACCCCCTCCACCCAGGACTCAAGCCCCGACCCCTGAAACAGCTCAGCCCCATCCCAATGCCAGCCAAGAGGGGCCTCTTGGTTCCGAGCCCCGTGCCCTGCCTGATTTCACGgtccccttccttcacaaacctGGACTGCCTCTGCCTGGTGCCCACTGGATGCTCCAGCTGCTCTGGGCTGAGGTCAGGGCTCTCTCAACACCTCACCTGGTCCTACTGGCTCAGTGTGGGCCCTGGTCCAGCCAGGAGGGACACGATGCAGTTTTGAGCCCGGCCACCAGGTGGCTCCCTTCCTCATCTCTGGCCCCTGGGCTCACCTGTCTGGGGGCTCACCTGTCCTGGGGCTCACTTGTCTGGGGGCTCACCTGTCCTGGGGCTCACCTGTCTCAGGGCTCACCTGTCCTGGGGCTGGCTCACCTGTCCCGGGGCTCACCTGTCTTGGGGCTGGCTTACCTGTCCTGGGGCTCATCTGTCCCAGACCCTGCTCAGTCTACCTTCATCCACCCTCTTCCCACTTGGTTTCCCCTCACAATCTTGGACTGGTGATCTCCTCCAGGACAGATCCTTTCCCCGAGGTGGGGCAGCCAGTGGTCTGTCCTCTAGGTCGGGTCCTTTCTCCATCCCACTGATACCTGGACCAAAGTCCAGTGAGGGGTGCAAGCTGCTGGGGTGGAATGGGGCAGCCTCCCTCTGCACCCactgccccccacacacactgacGACAGCGGCTCCTACGGAGCAGAGACCAGAGCTCTGGGTCACAGCGGGGCCTGGCTTTCAGGGCAGTGTCATGGCGACTCCAGAGCTAACCCAGAGGAGGTGGCTGGTCCCAGGCCTGGGGCCCTTTGGCTTTTTGACCGCCTGGCACTGGTCCTGGGCGAGGCCAAGCTGTCTGAGAAGATCCCTTCCGCCTGCCTGAGAGCCCCcgctctgccctctgctcccgGTGTATTGTCTGCCATAAATACCAGAAACTGGGTGCAAAGTGCAGGGCCAGCTGCTCCCTGGGTGGGGTCTGGCCCCAGGCTGCTGGGCCTACAGCCCCTGGGGGCACCAGCACCTGGGATGTGTTGGGGGGGCGGGCAGCCCTCGGCCCAGGGTTCTCGCTGCAAACAGCTCAGTGGGCAGACAGGTGGATGAAGTTGTGCAAAGAGCACAGCTCTGAGCACACGCAGAAACCCTTGGGCTCGGACACACCCattctcccccccgcccccccaacacGAAGCTGGAGAACCTGATGGGGCCGATCTGTGCCACAGAGGATGGGTGCCCAGGCAGCCACAGAAACccacccttccctgcctcccagggctccTCGAGGCTCGCCTGGGGCCACGGCACGgtctcctggctctgcctctccgCAGCCCTTTGGGAGAGTCTGGCCCCAGATTCCAAAGCCAAATCTCAGCCTGCCAGTCAACCATTAACCCAGGGCCCTGGCAGACTGGGGTCTCACCCTGCCCTACAACCGGGGGAGGCCAGGCCCAGGTCTGACTCAAAACAAACAGCAGGGTGCAGAGAGCCCcgtgggaggaggaggctgggccgACACACCCAAGGCCGCGGCCCTCTGGGAAGAGCCACAGGCCCATCTGGAGCCTCCTGGAGGTCATCCGGTCCCTCCTGCTTCCGGGCAGGGCTAGACTGAACCCCTCTCCTGCGAGGAAGCggcaggagcagagaggaaggtcCAGACAGCTGAGTGGCTGAGGGAGGGGCCGTCCTGGGGCTCCCTGGGGGGAGGGCACTCTGGGAGGGGCTGATGGCTTAGCTGTAGCCCTGGACAGGGCTGAGTGGGAGGCGAGTATCTGAGAGTCGTGATCACATCCAGACCCCCTCCCCAAGGAGGGCTAGCACCCCCCCGGGCTgggcccaggagagcagagctggag contains:
- the TNNI1 gene encoding troponin I, slow skeletal muscle, with product MLAKAKECWEQEHEEREAEKARYLAERIPTLQTRGLSLSALQDLCRELHAKVEVVDEERYDIEAKCLHNTREIKDLKLKVLDLRGKFKRPPLRRVRVSADAMLRALLGSKHKVSMDLRANLKSVKKEDTEKERPVEVGDWRKNVEAMSGMEGRKKMFDAAKSPTTQ